The following DNA comes from Notoacmeibacter ruber.
TCGAGCACAAGCTGAACATGATCGTTGCTGGCGGCACTTCGACCGGCAAGACGGTCGCTGCCCGCAAAATCCTCTCCTATGTCGCCGATGATGAGCGCATCGTCACGATCGAAGAGGCGGCGGAACTGCTGCCGACGCAGCCGAACGCCGTCACGCTGATTTCCAATCGCGATGTGCCGCATTTGTCGTCAGACGCGCTTTTGACGGCGACGCTGCGCATGCGCCCGGATCGGATCGTTCTTGGTGAGGTTCGCGGCAGCGAAGCAATGACGTTTCTGGAAGCGATCAACACCGGCCACGGTGGCTCGATGACGACGCTCCATGCGGAGACGCCGCAACTGGCCGTTCAGCGTCTCGCGATCGCCGCGCTCAAGGCGGACCTGCCCATGACCTATGCTGACATGATCCATTACATCGAAAGCTCGATCGACGTGGTGATCCAGACGGGCCGCGCCGATGGCAAGCGCGGTATCACCGAGTTCTATCTGCCCGGCCAGGCCAAGGAGGACATGCGCGATGCGGTTTGAATACAGGGTCGTCAAAAACGACGCACGGGAGCCGGAAAAAGCCGAAGCGCTTTTGGACCAGTTTGGTGCGGCCGGTTGGGAGCTGGTCACTGTCGCCTGCAATCTAAGCTCAATCGATGGTCACTTCTTTTTCAAGCGTCCTCTGCCTGATGAGGCCGCCCAATGAAGCCGCTTATCCTGACGTTAGCCGTTTTGATCGCTGCCCCGAATGCCGCCGCAGCACGCGACGATTTCATGGATTTTACGATCACGATGGAGCGGACTTATCGTGTCTGCCCGGATCGTCCGAAAGAACCAAAGTGGGAAGGCAACCAGAACATCAAGGCTGCATGGAAAGGCATTCTTCTCCAGAAGATTTACGAAATTCAAAGCTACGAGGCTGTCATCCAAAACGATGACTGCTCGTGTGAAGTTCGCTTTCCGAAGTGGAACCGGGCAATGCAGGTCTACACAGAGAATTTTTCTGAACTGACCTATCGCGACGGGTTCGAAGTTGAAGACAAAATCCGAGCGCGAGCGAAAGCTCTGCGAGGCCAGGCTAAGGCGATTTGCGACAGAGGCGGCCTCTGGTAGGCGAAAAGGAGTTCGGGCATGGGTTTCGTCACTTACCTGGTCGAAACGGCGGACGGCTTTCTGGACGATGCCGCCGAGTCTCAGTTCGGGGCACTCGCCGCTACCATTGGCAACCTCGGAACAGTCGCCTGCTCGCTCGTCGTCGTGCTCGTTTTCGTGAATATGGCGCTCCAGGTTCGATCAATGGACGGGCGGCAAGCCTTCTGGCTTTGCGTCAAGATGGTCTTGGTCGCGATCTTCGCGCAGAGCTGGGCGCAATTCGACACCTTCTCGTCGGCGGTCCTCGACGGCATCGATTCCGTCTCCGGAGCGCTGGTCTCATCGGTGGGCGGCGGTGAAACGGGCGCGTCAGGGACGTTTGCCGAAGAGTTTGACCGCCTTCTTGAAACGATGACGGAATATCTCAACGCTGTCGGCGAAAATTTGAACTGGATGACGGGCGCGCTGATCGATGCGCTTGGCTTGCTGCTGATCGGCCTTCTTGGCGGTCTGGCGGCGTTCATCCTCGTCTTTGCCCGCCTCGTCGTCACCCTGATGATCGCGCTGGCCCCGCTGATGATCTTTCTGACGCTGTTCGAAGCGACCAAGGACTACTTCCTCCGTTGGCTGAGCGCCACGATCTCTTTCGCGCTCTATCCAGTGGTGGTTGCCGGCATTTTCGCCACTATCATAGGCGTATCACGTAGCCTGATAACAAGCCTCGGAGCTCCGACCGCATCGACCAATATTGGCGCGCTCCTGCCCTTCTTCATGATGATCCTGATGGCCAAGGGCTTCATCCTTGCCACACCCTTCATCGTCCGGAGCATTTCCGGCAATGTGGTCATGCCCGCCATGGTCCCGCTCGGCATGCCCACCATTCAACAAAGTCGGTACTTCGGCGCAGGTCTCTTGAATACGAAGGGATCGCAGGAACGCTACAGTCGCGGTATGCGATCGAACGCCGAGATCGTTGGTGCAACTACCCGATCGGCGGGCCAGGCCATGCAACGCATGATGGCCCGCAATCAGCGTCTTTCGAAACAGAGCAAATAATATCTGTTTGACGCTATATAGATCATAGCTTATATTCCGGCATGTCGTGGACAGTTCTGGAACACCCGGCGTTCGCTAAAGAGCGCAAAGAATTGCCTGATCCGGTCTCCGACAAACTGGATGCGATGATCCTGCTTGTCGAACGGTTCGGGCCAAATCTCGGACGTCCGGGAGTCGATAGGCTCAACGCCTCAGCCCATGCCAATATGAAGGAGTTGCGTTTCAAACTGGATGGCGTGTGGCGCTTTGCCTTTGCGTTTGATCCTGAACGCAATGCCATCGTCCTCGTGGGAGGCAATAAGGAAGGACGAAACCAGAGGCGGTTCTATAAGCAGCTCATCGCGACTGCCGACCAGAGATTTGATGACTGGCTGATGGCCGACAACGATTGAGGTAGACATCATGTCAAAACTGAAGAGATCCGACTTCGAGAACGCCGGCGAACGTATAGCCCGTCTGCCAGAGGAGCGCCGCTCTCGCATCATGGACGATGCGAACGCCATGGCCCAGGAGATGCACCTGAGGGAAATCCGCAAGGTGCTCTCAATCACTCAGGCAGAGCTTTCCGAAAAAACGGGCATCGCCCAAGGCGACATATCCCGTGTCGAAAAAGCGGACCTTGCGGCGATGAAGCTCAAGACGCTTGAACGCTACGTCGGCGGCATGGGTGGCGAACTGAAGATTGTCGCCGATTTCCCCGATGGAACGACTGCCCGAATCCCGCTGCACAACGGCAAACCCGTCAAATCGCGGATCAAAGCATCTGTAGGACAACAGACAAAAAAGGCCGCCAACTAGATCGTTTCAGCTTACTCAGCAGCGCTGCTCGACACTGTCTGACCCTGCGCTTCTTCTCGCGCCAGCAACGCGGACAAACTATTAGAGGCCATCTCCAACGCGTCTCGATTTTCCGCCGTGTCCTCGACGGCGCTAACATCGAATTT
Coding sequences within:
- a CDS encoding ATPase, T2SS/T4P/T4SS family, whose protein sequence is MRTGYLEKALDQIPEARRDDVIEICLNPDGWLWGEFQGDHFMRPLETRMQPHQLRDLAGHIASAANTKIGPEKPIVSVSIIYRDRPIRAQVMVDPVVKTAASISLRFFSRLSLDDIELLFLYGKERSLEQQRQDRNQELRQVVQSGDIEESVSFCVEHKLNMIVAGGTSTGKTVAARKILSYVADDERIVTIEEAAELLPTQPNAVTLISNRDVPHLSSDALLTATLRMRPDRIVLGEVRGSEAMTFLEAINTGHGGSMTTLHAETPQLAVQRLAIAALKADLPMTYADMIHYIESSIDVVIQTGRADGKRGITEFYLPGQAKEDMRDAV
- a CDS encoding type IV secretion system protein → MGFVTYLVETADGFLDDAAESQFGALAATIGNLGTVACSLVVVLVFVNMALQVRSMDGRQAFWLCVKMVLVAIFAQSWAQFDTFSSAVLDGIDSVSGALVSSVGGGETGASGTFAEEFDRLLETMTEYLNAVGENLNWMTGALIDALGLLLIGLLGGLAAFILVFARLVVTLMIALAPLMIFLTLFEATKDYFLRWLSATISFALYPVVVAGIFATIIGVSRSLITSLGAPTASTNIGALLPFFMMILMAKGFILATPFIVRSISGNVVMPAMVPLGMPTIQQSRYFGAGLLNTKGSQERYSRGMRSNAEIVGATTRSAGQAMQRMMARNQRLSKQSK
- a CDS encoding type II toxin-antitoxin system RelE/ParE family toxin, giving the protein MPDPVSDKLDAMILLVERFGPNLGRPGVDRLNASAHANMKELRFKLDGVWRFAFAFDPERNAIVLVGGNKEGRNQRRFYKQLIATADQRFDDWLMADND
- a CDS encoding XRE family transcriptional regulator — protein: MSKLKRSDFENAGERIARLPEERRSRIMDDANAMAQEMHLREIRKVLSITQAELSEKTGIAQGDISRVEKADLAAMKLKTLERYVGGMGGELKIVADFPDGTTARIPLHNGKPVKSRIKASVGQQTKKAAN